One genomic window of Camelina sativa cultivar DH55 chromosome 5, Cs, whole genome shotgun sequence includes the following:
- the LOC104786144 gene encoding uncharacterized protein LOC104786144 — protein sequence MDPRSCSKSISVCENSSDVVLEGGVKGQTSDSISKKVLIEEETDSRMAKDGVSCSSSSNISSAHAVHEGVADNVSAVSCNEAESDTSKAKAKKEFHTVDLSGEGERICRICHFGSDQSPEVVATGDNNKSVSQDLIEIGCKCKNELGLAHLHCAEAWFKLRGNSVCEICGCTAKNITVRLMEDWSGERDNTLDERRRRGRGQSCCIFMLFLLSILLLHWFFKKFSGYYQNK from the exons atgGACCCGAGAAGTTGTTCGAAATCAATCAGTGTTTGTGAGAATTCGAGTGATGTTGTGCTTGAGGGTGGTGTTAAGGGTCAGACCAGTGACTCTATCTCAAAAAAGGTGttgattgaagaagaaactgattcAAGAATGGCCAAAGATGGTGTTAGCtgcagtagtagtagtaacatTTCTTCAGCTCATGCTGTTCATGAGGGAGTTGCGGATAATGTTAGTGCGGTAAGCTGCAACGAGGCAGAGAGTGATACTTCAAAAGCAAAGGCGAAGAAGGAGTTCCACACGGTTGATTTGAGTGGTGAAGGAGAAAGAATCTGCAGGATTTGTCATTTTGGTTCAGATCAATCACCTGAGGTGGTGGCTACTGGTGATAATAATAAGTCAGTAAGTCAGGACTTGATTGAGATTGGTTGCAAATGCAAAAACGAGCTTGGCCTTGCACATTTGCATTGCGCAGAAGCTTGGTTCAAGTTAAGAGGGAACAG TGTATGTGAAATATGCGGCTGCACAGCGAAGAACATTACAGTAAGGTTGATGGAGGATTGGAGCGGCGAAAGGGACAATACATTggatgagagaagaagacgtGGAAGAGGACAATCTTGCTGCATCTTCATGCTTTTCCTGCTCTCTATCCTTTTGCTTCATTggtttttcaaaaagtttaGTGGTTACTACCAAAATAAGTGa